A single window of Spirochaetota bacterium DNA harbors:
- the cas1 gene encoding CRISPR-associated endonuclease Cas1, translated as MQHIVVSTPGAFLGKKSERLSIKKGDGADGGEVVDYVPLFRIEEITIASQGVSLSSNLVEECMKRGIKISFLSKSGAPYGILSSPFLTGTIKTRRSQFKAYDDARSVDLAKAIVGTKIFNQGALLRYFGKYIKKTDEALYEAISGLSDRLKSIEASISRLQGQKIEDLKNQIMGIEGEAASSYWQGVSAILGSEVFGKREHRGATDPFNSSLNYGYGILYSRISSALLNAGLDLYAGFLHADRSGKPSLVLDFIEEFRQPVVDRGVVSIFNKSKNSIKVKEGLLDDNSRKFLAARITANLESEVDFKGQRISLNSVIQKQARGIASFLRGDEKYTGYRFKW; from the coding sequence ATGCAGCATATAGTGGTCTCAACACCTGGCGCCTTCCTCGGCAAAAAGAGCGAAAGGCTTTCAATAAAAAAAGGGGATGGGGCTGATGGAGGCGAGGTTGTGGACTATGTTCCGCTCTTCAGGATCGAAGAGATAACCATTGCCTCTCAGGGGGTCAGCTTATCCTCAAACCTCGTTGAAGAGTGCATGAAAAGGGGGATTAAGATATCTTTTCTCAGCAAAAGCGGCGCCCCCTATGGAATATTAAGCTCGCCATTTCTCACCGGCACAATTAAAACGCGCAGGTCTCAGTTTAAGGCATATGACGACGCCAGGTCTGTTGATCTGGCAAAGGCCATTGTGGGCACAAAGATCTTTAATCAGGGCGCCCTTCTCAGGTATTTCGGAAAATATATAAAGAAGACGGATGAAGCGCTGTATGAGGCGATCAGCGGTCTGTCAGATAGATTAAAATCTATTGAGGCATCAATCAGCAGACTCCAAGGCCAGAAGATCGAGGATCTTAAAAATCAGATAATGGGAATTGAGGGCGAGGCTGCTTCATCTTATTGGCAGGGCGTTTCAGCAATCCTGGGTTCCGAAGTATTCGGGAAGAGGGAACACCGCGGCGCGACTGATCCGTTCAATTCATCCCTGAATTATGGATACGGAATATTGTATTCAAGAATATCATCAGCTCTGTTGAACGCGGGCCTTGATCTGTATGCCGGATTTCTTCATGCTGACAGGTCCGGCAAACCCTCTCTTGTGCTCGACTTTATTGAGGAGTTCAGACAGCCCGTTGTGGACAGGGGTGTTGTCTCCATATTCAATAAATCAAAAAATTCAATTAAGGTAAAGGAGGGGCTTCTGGATGATAATAGCAGGAAGTTCCTCGCTGCCAGGATCACGGCAAACCTTGAATCAGAGGTCGACTTTAAAGGTCAGAGGATTTCATTAAATTCAGTGATCCAGAAACAGGCGCGGGGGATCGCCTCATTTCTTCGGGGGGATGAAAAATATACAGGGTACAGATTCAAATGGTGA
- the cas5 gene encoding CRISPR-associated protein Cas5 yields MDELRVLSIRIEAITTSFRYPNIMITKLPTFDMPPPATIYGNICCAVGDWFNSEDIEFAYVFTSKAKCFDLETTHVVKKSTGKLKGFSDMPKNTEGSINVYEREFLFMPILDLYIKGKEGLLDKLEKSFIEPAFDFVIGRSQDLASCTEIDFITIKRAESIHLDNTLLPWEYRKYFTSGKAVMMPEYLDYLQKRTPYLERYLQLKNDAVFFSKKNGSLNFINHKKDDIWDRDIWEDRRYCRRYKSASFYRGLVFHKLKGMELWKNIV; encoded by the coding sequence ATGGATGAGTTAAGGGTCTTATCAATAAGAATTGAAGCGATTACCACATCCTTTCGATATCCCAACATAATGATAACAAAACTGCCCACCTTTGATATGCCTCCGCCCGCCACTATTTATGGGAACATATGCTGCGCCGTGGGAGACTGGTTTAACTCTGAGGATATTGAGTTTGCCTATGTCTTTACATCAAAGGCAAAATGCTTTGATCTTGAAACCACGCATGTGGTGAAGAAAAGCACAGGCAAGTTAAAGGGCTTCTCTGACATGCCTAAAAACACCGAAGGCTCTATAAATGTCTATGAAAGGGAATTCCTTTTTATGCCGATATTGGATCTGTACATTAAAGGGAAGGAAGGGCTGTTGGATAAACTTGAAAAGTCATTTATAGAACCTGCCTTCGATTTCGTGATAGGCAGATCCCAGGACCTCGCCTCATGCACAGAGATTGATTTTATTACAATAAAAAGGGCCGAATCGATCCATTTAGACAACACGCTTCTGCCTTGGGAGTATAGAAAATATTTCACTTCGGGTAAAGCGGTAATGATGCCTGAGTATCTCGATTATCTGCAGAAAAGAACCCCATATTTAGAGCGCTATCTTCAGCTTAAGAACGATGCCGTTTTTTTTTCAAAAAAGAACGGCTCCCTGAACTTTATCAACCATAAAAAAGACGATATCTGGGATAGAGATATTTGGGAAGATCGAAGATATTGCAGAAGATATAAGAGCGCGTCCTTCTATCGAGGCCTGGTCTTTCATAAGTTAAAGGGCATGGAATTATGGAAGAATATAGTATGA
- the cas3 gene encoding CRISPR-associated helicase Cas3' yields MEEYSMNFMEGYLAKSDGITLKAHTDSVMCQMREYLSIYHDSIERLLSIDLSDALLEAARYHDLGKIFPDFQNMLKGGKLCGERHEVISALLYICLRPEDYNADTLMAVLTHHKNYYGHRGELKERYFNSGIERFDELYDLLQPALREIDAFADISKEDFLASADTLLREAKKTMNGFIHQRGRGRKDEINRDAVIKGFILKGLATSSDHLASAGPGFRRLEAGISGYKEMKGRLFNDLISAYPFQERAGRSEGSSLFIAPTGSGKTEAALLWASNQREIMKTKGRSFFILPYRASMNAMSDRLCEKLGDEYCALVHSSSFLRAFETLSESGISDSFETAKAADNLARMNVSPLKICSPFQLIKIFFAQNGYEAGLVSMIESQIIFDEIHAYDIDVTSLTLASAKYFSEWLNASILFMSATLPTHLKDILIKHFSIVDENIIYPTTDWLAEKKRHRLILRNTSIDDPRIIEEIIERSKGGSILVVVNQVDRAVGLFNLIKKFNKNSILLHSRFHQKDRNEIEKRLKPEKGKILIATQVVEVSLDIDYNELFTEIAPFESLLQRFGRINRYMLRAPENVNVFASFCFGDGKKNKYLPYKKDHILQVKEILDQTNGKVISELDNQELLDKTYPAELKRRLNETLDNRINDLTQYVTDNLAPYGLKDYELNNKLNEQWEELFDSTVVISENFFDADKSYFDLRRFEVSISKNKFIHYKNEGKIIYNSDKKMHIAKLPYSEVGLEL; encoded by the coding sequence ATGGAAGAATATAGTATGAATTTTATGGAAGGCTATCTTGCAAAGTCTGACGGAATCACGCTCAAGGCCCATACAGATTCTGTTATGTGTCAGATGCGCGAATACCTCTCAATCTACCATGACAGCATTGAGCGTTTATTAAGCATAGATCTAAGCGATGCCTTGCTGGAGGCTGCCAGATACCATGATCTTGGTAAAATATTCCCGGACTTTCAGAATATGCTTAAGGGCGGAAAGCTATGCGGGGAGAGGCACGAGGTGATAAGCGCCCTTTTGTATATATGCCTGCGCCCGGAAGATTACAACGCTGATACGCTTATGGCTGTTCTTACTCATCATAAGAACTATTACGGCCATAGAGGCGAATTAAAAGAGAGATATTTCAATTCAGGAATCGAGAGGTTTGATGAGCTGTACGACCTTCTTCAGCCGGCTTTAAGGGAAATAGATGCCTTTGCTGACATAAGTAAAGAGGATTTTCTTGCTTCCGCTGACACTCTGTTAAGGGAAGCTAAAAAAACAATGAACGGTTTTATTCATCAGAGAGGCCGCGGGCGGAAGGATGAGATAAACAGAGACGCGGTTATTAAAGGCTTTATCCTAAAAGGGCTGGCGACATCCTCCGATCATCTGGCAAGCGCGGGCCCAGGTTTCAGGAGACTGGAGGCCGGCATATCAGGCTATAAAGAGATGAAGGGCAGACTGTTCAACGATTTAATATCAGCTTATCCTTTTCAGGAGAGGGCGGGCAGATCAGAGGGCAGCTCATTATTTATCGCGCCCACCGGTTCCGGCAAAACAGAGGCCGCTCTCCTGTGGGCGTCGAATCAAAGAGAAATTATGAAAACGAAGGGGAGATCATTTTTCATACTGCCGTATCGGGCGAGTATGAACGCTATGAGCGACAGGCTTTGCGAAAAGCTTGGCGATGAATACTGCGCCCTTGTTCATTCATCAAGTTTTCTCAGGGCTTTTGAAACGCTTTCAGAGAGCGGAATTAGCGACAGTTTTGAGACAGCCAAGGCGGCTGATAACCTGGCAAGGATGAATGTTTCTCCGTTAAAGATATGCTCCCCTTTCCAGTTGATAAAAATATTTTTTGCGCAGAACGGCTATGAGGCCGGATTAGTTTCCATGATAGAATCACAGATCATCTTTGATGAGATACATGCCTATGACATTGACGTCACATCTCTGACACTCGCATCCGCAAAATACTTTTCCGAATGGCTGAACGCGTCCATATTATTTATGAGCGCCACCCTGCCGACTCATCTAAAGGACATATTGATAAAGCATTTCAGCATTGTCGATGAAAATATAATCTATCCCACGACGGACTGGCTGGCAGAGAAAAAGAGGCACAGGCTTATTTTGAGAAATACGTCAATCGATGATCCGAGAATTATAGAGGAAATAATAGAAAGATCAAAAGGGGGCTCTATCCTTGTTGTTGTGAACCAGGTTGACAGAGCCGTCGGCCTGTTCAATCTGATTAAAAAATTCAACAAAAACTCAATCCTTCTGCATTCCAGATTCCACCAGAAGGATAGGAATGAGATCGAAAAGAGGCTTAAACCTGAGAAGGGCAAGATTCTGATAGCGACCCAGGTGGTGGAGGTATCTTTAGATATCGATTATAATGAGCTATTCACGGAGATCGCCCCGTTTGAGTCTCTTCTGCAGAGATTCGGCAGGATAAACCGTTATATGTTAAGAGCGCCTGAGAATGTGAATGTCTTTGCCAGCTTCTGCTTTGGTGACGGCAAAAAGAATAAATATCTGCCCTATAAAAAAGACCATATCCTTCAGGTGAAAGAGATCCTTGATCAGACAAACGGGAAAGTAATATCAGAGCTTGACAATCAGGAATTGCTGGATAAAACCTATCCCGCAGAGCTGAAACGGCGGTTGAATGAAACATTGGACAACAGGATAAATGATTTGACTCAATATGTGACCGACAATCTGGCCCCCTATGGATTAAAGGATTACGAACTCAACAACAAGCTCAATGAACAATGGGAAGAATTGTTCGATTCCACGGTTGTTATCTCTGAAAATTTTTTTGATGCGGATAAGAGCTACTTCGATCTGAGAAGGTTTGAGGTATCGATCTCAAAGAATAAATTTATTCATTATAAAAATGAAGGCAAGATTATTTATAATTCTGACAAAAAAATGCACATAGCAAAGCTGCCATATTCGGAGGTAGGTCTTGAGTTGTAA
- a CDS encoding endonuclease domain-containing protein, giving the protein MNADITTPKYVTLLARDMRKNMTLSEKILWQKLKNKQIGGFKFRRQHPIYRYVLDFYCFEKMLAIEIDGNAHIGKEEYDEYRDEFLKSIGIKTLRFIDNEVINDMETVLKKIKKTLNIRFE; this is encoded by the coding sequence ATGAATGCTGATATTACAACTCCGAAATATGTTACTCTGCTTGCCAGAGATATGAGAAAAAATATGACGCTCTCTGAGAAGATACTTTGGCAAAAGCTGAAAAATAAACAGATAGGTGGTTTTAAATTCAGAAGACAACATCCAATATATAGGTATGTGCTGGATTTTTATTGTTTTGAAAAGATGTTAGCTATAGAGATAGACGGCAATGCGCATATTGGGAAAGAGGAATACGACGAATATAGGGATGAGTTTTTGAAGAGTATCGGTATTAAAACCTTAAGGTTTATTGATAATGAAGTTATTAATGATATGGAGACTGTATTGAAGAAAATAAAAAAAACATTGAATATAAGATTTGAGTAA
- the cas4 gene encoding CRISPR-associated protein Cas4 encodes MIDDDKIWIRPTDIKNWNYCERIPFYHYYGGKGIYKTASMEYGKHLHELQTALEDRNKGRKYGILNLRKSQAVILMDSASSLSGRLDMLLYDENESVYPVEFKNIPGRPSINHIGQLVSYAFLLKANQYNLGDHGFIFNIGKKHLYKIDLEPEQIESIRGIVDKIREYIYYERLPEPTKHKGKCRNCEFLRFCNDIF; translated from the coding sequence ATGATTGATGACGACAAAATATGGATTAGGCCCACAGATATTAAGAACTGGAATTATTGTGAGAGAATACCCTTCTATCATTACTACGGCGGCAAAGGCATCTATAAGACCGCGTCAATGGAGTATGGGAAGCATCTTCACGAGCTGCAGACCGCGCTTGAGGATCGAAACAAGGGCAGAAAATACGGCATACTGAATCTGCGCAAGTCACAGGCAGTGATTTTAATGGACAGCGCAAGCTCCCTTTCCGGCAGACTCGACATGCTTCTCTATGATGAAAATGAGAGCGTCTATCCTGTTGAGTTTAAAAACATACCCGGAAGGCCGTCAATAAATCACATAGGCCAGCTTGTGTCCTATGCATTTCTGCTCAAGGCGAATCAATATAATCTGGGGGATCATGGATTTATCTTTAATATCGGGAAAAAGCATCTCTATAAAATTGATCTTGAGCCTGAACAGATAGAATCTATCAGGGGAATTGTTGACAAGATCAGAGAATATATTTACTATGAAAGACTCCCTGAGCCGACTAAACACAAAGGGAAATGCAGAAATTGCGAATTTTTGAGGTTCTGTAATGATATATTTTAG
- the cas2 gene encoding CRISPR-associated endonuclease Cas2: MVRQNRYERPLFVIYDITSNKIRKKVFEACEDFGLLSVQFSAFFGFLDSTKKKELLHRIKTIIGKEEGNFIFIPLEKNQLKKIVSKGNALGITQTPMIKFL, from the coding sequence ATGGTGAGACAGAACAGATATGAAAGACCCCTCTTTGTCATCTATGACATAACATCAAATAAGATCAGGAAAAAGGTCTTTGAGGCCTGCGAGGATTTTGGACTCCTTTCTGTACAGTTCAGCGCCTTTTTCGGCTTTCTCGATTCCACAAAAAAGAAGGAACTCCTTCATAGAATAAAAACAATAATCGGCAAAGAAGAGGGAAATTTTATTTTTATCCCCCTTGAGAAGAATCAGTTGAAAAAAATTGTATCAAAGGGCAATGCCCTGGGTATTACTCAGACACCTATGATAAAATTCTTATGA